The following DNA comes from Pseudorasbora parva isolate DD20220531a chromosome 8, ASM2467924v1, whole genome shotgun sequence.
TGTATatggacaccttaaaataaagggtattactttattttagtgtcattgttacatatgttacatgtagtaactatagtaataactataTATGCATAATTAACATGTACATGTAAATCCAaataaccctaaaccaaaccaaaTCCTAATCCTAACCTTATAGTAGGTGCATGTAGTTATGCAATATCACTCAAAATGTCTTTAAATGTAGCATACACTTACAGTACActtaaagtgtaaccaaataaAGTGTAGCCAAAACTGGAAATGTactcaatgtaaaaaaaatcaagaacAATCCATACCCTATTAATAGTTTATTGTTGTCTTTTTAACGCACACTTGCCATTGTTTCTAGTGAGACGCATCATGAATAGGCTAGCCTGTGCTCAAGCAGCCATGTGAAGAGGGAGGAGCTAGTCAAACCAAAGCTTACTATAAAAGCTGCCTCACTCGCTCCTTACCCAGCTGTTGTAGAGTGTGAGACGTCCGTGTTTTTACGTGGAGATATTGAGTAATTGGGACTTATAAAAAATTGACGGTTTATGTGCACAGCGGCGGATCAAGCGCATTTACGCAGTGCTCATAGCGCCCAGTTGTTTATAAAGTGCTCTTATTGATGTGTTTTTCTCGGGTCACTCCATTAGGAGTGCGCGATCCACCTGCAGTCCGGCCGAGCAGCGCGTCTGAACGCACATGGATTACAGTCACCTGATGGCGCCTCCGGTGCCTCCACACAAACCCCGATCCCCCCTGCCTGCGCATTGCCAGGGGCGGCTATTGAAGTGCGTGTTTCTCGGGGACGGAGCTGTGGGGAAAACCAGCCTGATTGTCAGCTACACAACCAATGGATACCCAACAAAATACGTCCCGACGGCGTTTGACGATTTCTCAGGTGAGTCTTAAATGCGTAATTGGGCCATAAAGTCATTTTTGGTGACTTTAAGTGGATCTATGAAGACAGTCTCATCATACAGGTGTTTTAGCAGAGTAACCACAAATGCAGTTTATCACATTACCTATGAACAAGTCAGACTTTTAACCTTAATTTAGATTGCCTAGTCCCAAAAATGCATGTCTGAACTGTTTCAGGGAAAATGATTTGCAccgacatatcttaaaatatgtcagtcagtgccattgttttatgATGCACATTAGTAATGTTATTATCTAAGCATTGTTTATAAAGCTTCGTAAATGTTCTAATTGAACTAAAGAAACCAGTTGTTTGTGAAACCAGTTCAATGTGTATAGTTTCAACTCATTTACACCTAACACGCTTTTTGTAGTTTTATAGTTGTAGTTTAAAATGGAAACATAAATAGTTGAAAATTTGACCACCAAGTTCAAGAATGACGTCATGCACAGTCCCTTGCATTTCAGACAATTTTTAATGGATATTAATGCAGTGCTTTTAAAATCATGTTGTACataacaaattaaattcaaagattgctttacatagaaatgttTCATATATTTTGAATGGACCTGAAACAAAAGCCTGTCACTGTTCAGTGCCCACAAGCATGTCTTTGTAATTATAAAGCCCTTGCGCAATAATGCCTGGACTAAAAAATCTGGCCCCTAAAATCAAGTCCGGTCCACTAGTTTCCTCTGAGCAGATATTGTGTGCTGCCCCAGTGGTGATGTCACCCTCAAACTCCTGGAACCAGATCAGAAATCTGTGCACTGATTTGAGAACAGTTACGCAATTCAACAGGTGGCACTTTGAGGGGGAAGGAGCTGAATTTAAGGCAGATCATATGACAGGGATTTGGAGACAATTGCACAATGGGTGCTTGAAGCAGAACACTTTGAAGTGACAAATCATCACCAGGACCTCGGTGTTACTGTGTTTTATGAGATCACTTAACCGTGGCATCATGGAATGAACATTCTCATAGATTACCCAAATTACATAATATGGGCTGTTGATCTATACCAGGGGTGTTCAAACATGGTCCTGGAGAGTTAAGCTccaacttgcctcaacacaccttCATGGAACTTTCTAGTATGCCTTGTAGGACCTTGATTAGTTGGTCtaggtgtgtttaattagggttggagctaaactttgcaggacagtgcaggattggacacccttCATCTATACCATGTTTATGAGGgtgtataataataaataacaataattttaatgtatttattattattattattattattattattattattattattattattatattgttgtATTAGGATTTTTTATTACAGACTgacatttgaaaataatatgatttaaaattatttaaaattattacatttaaaatgataaaaatataatataaaataataataacaataattatagctattattattattattattattattaagttcaataataacaacaacatttaaatagactttgaaatgtataacatttaaataaaatattaagatTTATTATAGTTATATATAGTCTCTATAGTTTTTAGGGTTATATAAAGGGCTCCATAAAGAGTGCtttcaaatcgattaatcatgattaatcgtattcagaataaaagtttgtgtttacataatctatgtgtgtgtatctgtgtataattattatgtatatttgaaaacacacacatgtatatgtttaagaaatatttgcatgtatatactgtatatatataaaaaaatctgtgtgtatatacatatgtatTTCTATACACATGCACATCCATAATATATTTAgtataaagtttattatttatattaatgtatAAGGAAAAGTGTGTATCTTAGCactgtatttaatttaaatacttaaGATGCTTTGTAACTTAAGTCCATAATGTCCATTGATGTTGTATTTGTTTACAGTGATGGGTGACTAAATGGAAAaaaggtgtgtgtttgtgtgtgtgtgcgtgtttggtTTGGCAGTAGAATAACACACTTTGTCCCCTTTTTCTCCAGCGGTCGTACAAGTGGATGGCCAACCAGTGAGACTGCAGCTTTGTGACACTGCTGGACAGGTAAGAACTTCAGTGCCTCACCTGTGTCCTAGTCTCACGTCATGACTGTCCGCGGCTCATTACATCATTGGTGCGGTCCATTCCTTTTGAATCCAAACCAAAGAGAAACAGCAACTAACTAGACATTTTTGTTTGGGGTTGATAAGGGCATTTCTGTCACTCTCTGAAAGCAGGATTTGGAAATTGGATGACAAAGTAATTGCGCAACAAAATCCAAGCAATTAGAAAAGATTGGCAGGGGTGCCATTCTGTGAGGAAATCATAAAGGGAGTGAAAAGAACAATCCTTAAGCTATTGGCACTTTAGTTATTGGATCTCCTTCTCGGTTTCTGAGCCACACAGGCTTGGACAGGGTACCGTGTGTATCCAATAGTTTTGTCTCCAAGTGATATTTTAGATGCCTAACTTTTTTTTAGTGCTTATTGTTGTGTAACTGCCTTCCCATATCACTAATTTGAAAAGGCAGTTGGCTCTACGTTCATTCTGATTGGAACATTGGAATATTAGATTGCTTCATTGAAAGATTTTGTTTAGGCTTTCAACCTCAGAAACTGACACTCCTTTGTCATGCCTTACATGGGTTAACAAATAAATGACTCTGCCCTCTTAGTACACAACCTATAAATCTCTTTACTCAACCATACAGAGGCAAGCTCAGGCAAACACGGGAAGATAAGAATTCACTTCCCAGTTATAGTACGCCAGACTTTCATATAGTTTTTAAAGCAATAGAACAAATGCACTTTGCCCAAAGTATAGAAACAAAAGCTACAGTAGTATCACAAAAGTTTATTGCTTTCCATTGCTCCACCTGTTTAGATGTACTTCCATTATGATGTGCAGGTGTCCACgtaaacaaaagaaaatatatttgatAATGATATGTTGCCTTTTTATGTGCTAAAATTTTTTCACTCAATTTAAATTCTGACCTcccatttactcaacctcatgtcgttccaaaccagtaagatttcatcaaatgtatttttgatgaaatctaaaaaaaaatctgtaccactttgacacttcaaaaagtttGTAAAACTGGATTAGTTTATGTGTTCTCCTGGAAAACTAGATTAGAATGATTTGAGCGGTTTAGtcaaaattttctgaagagacttgcTCACATTTTAATGAACAGATTAAATTTAGGCTTCACATATAAATATTGATCAATGAACATTGTATTATGAGaaggaacctcattggttcttgctgaagctcaaacgtgctgtgtaacacaagaaggaacctcattggttcttgctgaagctcaaacgtgctgcgtaacacaagaaggaaccttattggttcttgctgaagctcaaacgtgctgtgtaacacaagaaggaacctcattggttcttgttgaagctcaaacgtgctgtgtaacacaagaaggaacctcattggttcttgctgaagctcaaacgtgctgtgtaacacaagaaggaacctcactggttcttgctgaagctcaaacgtgctgtgtaacacaagaaGGAACCTCACTGGTTtttgttgaagctcaaacgtgctgtgtaacacaagaaggaacctcattggttcttgttgaagctcaaacgtgctgtgtaacacaagaaggaacctcattggttcttgttgaagctcaaacgtgctgtgtaacacaagaaggaacctcattggttcttgttgaagctcaaatgtgctgtgtaacacaagaaggaacctcactggttcttgctgtAGTTCAAACACGTGTAACAAACGAGAATGAGCCTTATTAGTTCTTGTACGTCAAGCTTGTACTTCTGTTTATCATaactgatgtgtgagttgatgaatatttatatgtgaataaaagcctaaattcaatctgttcatcatataaaaagATCAAGTCGCTTCAGAAAATTTGCAGTAAACCACTCATTCAAATGCATTccttttatgatctctttattaTATCTTTATGAACAgaatgacattttttaaatatataaatataacagaaTACATTCctattattactatagtaaaaaaattgaaattgtACAGTATCATGCTATACTTATCAAGGCAGTAAATTGATTACTGTAATTACCCTGTCACTATGCctattgcattttttaaattaaaagttcattcgaatgaacaatattttaaatatatatatatatatatatatatatatatatatatatatatatatatatatatatatatatatatatatataaatgtatattgtatttgtgtgtttgtgtatatatacataaatacacatacatacataatataTTTCCTATAAAGCTTATTATTTCTATCAATGTTCAAGGAAACGTGTCTCTTAGCAAACATAACACATTAAATGATTCAATTGTAATTTAAGTCCATGAAGTCCATTGAAGTTTGTTTACAGTGTTAGGGGACTAAATAgaaacaggtgtgtgtgtgctggcaGTAAAATTACTAattccccctccccccttttctttttctccagcGGTCTTACAGGTTGATGGTCAACCAGTGTACAAagttcattaaaatgaacaatattttATTGGTATAATAGATTTCATATtctgtgtgagcgtgtgtgtatTTTGTAACCAAAAAGTAGATGCAGCAAAGGCATTAAAAAAGTTTGGCGCTCTTACCTATCAATCTTAATTGTTGACTGTTCTCAAAGATTTGAGAGGCCTTGCTCTCCAATAGCTCTGCAGATTTATACCTTAAATTCATTTATACAGCATAAACGGGACAGGGTGTGCCAGAGTTTAAAACTTTGGCCAAGTTTAAAAGATTAAAGCGTGCACTGCGTGTTCCACATGCAATGTTCTTTGTGAGCGCCAACCTATAATTTCACTTAATTGCTTCAGGGAATTATAAAACACCAGAAGAGCTAGTTAAAGGattttattatttgaaataacaatTTGGAATCCCACAAATGATTTTTGGGAAGGTTCACAAGGCCTTGCATTACTAAACCCTCTAAACATCAGTAATGATACACGGTTTAGTGATACATAAAGTGATAGGCCTTCTGTCTGGGCATTGGATTtacctttctctttctcttctaCCCCAGGATGAATTTGATAAGTTGCGTCACTTCTGCTACACTCGGACTGACGTACTCCTGCTGTGCTTCAGCGTTGTCAGCCCCGCTTCCTTCCAGAACATTTGGGAGAAATGGGTCCCGGAGATCCGACGGCGTTGTCCGCTCACACCTGTGCTGCTGGTGGGCACCCAGTGTGACCTGCGACAAGATGTCAAGGTCCTCATAGACCTGGCACGGCGGCGAGAGCGACCCGTCCCGGAAGAGGACGCCCGCGCCCTGGCGGACAAAATAGGAGCGGTAGCCTACGTCGAATGCTCCTCGCTCACGCAGAAAAACCTGAAGGATGTGTTTGACGCCGCCATCTCGGTGGGGCTCCGACACTCCGACAGAAGAGCCAGACGAGAGCGGAAGGTCCACAGTACTGCtgataaaatgaaaatgctctCAAAGTCGTGGTGGAAGAAATATATCTGCATACAGTAGCAAAGCTGAAGCCAATCTTCTGAGGCATGAACAATGTGATAGACATTGGTAGCTAGCTTGACGCTCCTCAAGTGGATGTTGGCCAACGAATCAAAAAAGAACAGGATTGCTGCTGTAAGGACGATGAATGGCGGCAGAAGGTGCAGCTTGTTCGCCAGATACAGTATGAAGGAAGTTCTGTATGCAAGGCCGTCACAAAAAATCCTGGGATTTTCTGCTCTGGCGCCATTTAGTTGGTGAGGAGGATCTTATTAGGGGTATTATTTTGGGGTATCGCATTAAAAAAGCTGGATGGAAATGCCAAGATTTGCATAAAACCTTAAAATGGCCATTACAAAATGTATGTgctcaataaaaacattttgttattactattatttgGTAAGAAACTAATTTACCAAATAAATTCCTGGATGTGCAACAAAAAAACGGATCATGTGATTGGTCTGCTGGTTAGCCAAGTTATCCAGTCTCATTGCATACCATCTCAAATATTGTTTTAGTCATTCTGAAATGCCTGAGCCAGACTATGCCATCAAAATTATTCAGAGAACTGCCTCACAAGATAGCATTCCCTAAAACCAGGCAATCAAACACAACATAATATGACAGCGTTCTGCGCACTCTAATTTATTATGTTAAAAAAAGTCACATTTGCAGCAACTTTTTATCCTTTTATTACTGATACTTTGCGGCAGTTTCCCAGGAAATTTTGTTCTCTTGAACACATGGGATGGAAGCTGTGTTTCGTTCGCAAATGTTTTATGCGATACTCCATTGTTTGCACATGTTTAATAAACaactttggatggaaacatGGCAAGTGAGACCCTTCACCTCAGAGCCTAGGGAAACGTTCCCAGTCATGCCTTGGCGACAACAAAGGGTTCCCTCACTGTGAACACTCTTAATGGCTCAACTGGATAGTGAAGAACACTGTTGACCTCTTCCACAGCCAAAACTGATTATGGTTTTATAAATCATCTActgcttttgtttttgtaaccaAATAAAGTGCCACAGTTTATATTTATTCACCCATGTCTTCTACCTGATAAATGCATGTAATGATGCTAGCATGCTAACACTGGTGATCAAGctcctttttgtttgtttaacctCCATGTCTGAGGTCACAAAGAGTTTTATAGCAGTCCTGTGGCCGCTCCGCGGTTTACACCCTCTCTAAATGGTCGTTATATCACATAAGTCTGTAACTGAACCGACTTCACGTTTTCAGGACCAATTTCAGTACACGTTTTCATTGTTGATATTGTCCAAAATGGAGTGTAACTGCAACTCTTCTGTCCTTGTTAACACAACTTTGCCTTTGCGGTGGATGTGTACTTGTGTACTCTTAGTCACAGAAAGGTGGACATATCATGCATAACCCATTAACTTTGTATATACAATGCATTGCAGTTGTGATCCCTATTGCAGTCTTTTCATTTGACTTGGTCTACACTGTCGTGCCATGGGTTATGTGTTCTCCTGATCAATCAATGACATGTTGAATTTGCTTCTCATTATTCAGAAGCCCAATCGGTCAGATCTGTCATAAACTACAGAGCACAACAGAAGGTTTTAGGAAGTAAAAATCCCCCCACCCACCCAATcatcaattttcaaaaattgtaCTGTGTAGCTCATTCTAtcattttcattacattttattaattagaATTGTCTTCTTCTTTGTACTGACATGTTTGGTTCatagctttttttatttgttttttatttttatattttaatttcttaCCCTTATGAAAGTTATccatggttttactacaaataaaaccaaaaaccTATGGTTAATATTGTTGGTAACCCCAACTTAATCATGATTCTGCTAACCTTACCTGCTAATCTAACCATAGTTTAACCATGGTATTaatagtaaaaccatggttataCAAATGGTAACCAATAGACCAAAACAACATGGTTAcaacacttttactataataaaaccatgatTAATTTTCATAAAgggtattttgagaaaatggATGGGGAAGATACTTCcagaatcaaaactgcctacaGAGTACTCGGTCACTGTTGCTCTCAATGCAACCACACAACAGGAGGTGTCGTCTGTTTTTCATGTACTTTATTGCCAACGCAATAACATTATCAGGGTAATCTACTTTAAGAGCTGTACATTTTATGATTGCATTTAAATTTCTTTGTAACTATAAACACTCCTGTTTATGgtacagtgtgtatgtgtgttccGGTTGCTGACTGCTACCCATGATTTTCATGGAAAATAAATGTGACATAAACTGAAACTTGAATGTGTGTCTGTTACATCTTCTGACCTACAACAACAGGAGCATGTATTAAATGGTCAATTTTgctttcatgttgactttagcATGCAATACCACCTCACTGATAGCTTTGATAGCATACACTATGCAGTAATCACATGTCTGTCACAGAGAGACCATTAGAAATAATTTAAGATCATCTTTGTCCAAACATCTTTAGAAGACTAAATAAAAAGTGTAAAGAGTGAGATAAATCTATAGGTTAGCTCCCTAAAGAAAGGTGAAAATAGCAAACGCACATCCTCAGACAGAATACAAATTCTCACAACATGTTAATAAAGTAGTAACGCAGAGCAGT
Coding sequences within:
- the rhoub gene encoding ras homolog family member Ub; amino-acid sequence: MDYSHLMAPPVPPHKPRSPLPAHCQGRLLKCVFLGDGAVGKTSLIVSYTTNGYPTKYVPTAFDDFSAVVQVDGQPVRLQLCDTAGQDEFDKLRHFCYTRTDVLLLCFSVVSPASFQNIWEKWVPEIRRRCPLTPVLLVGTQCDLRQDVKVLIDLARRRERPVPEEDARALADKIGAVAYVECSSLTQKNLKDVFDAAISVGLRHSDRRARRERKVHSTADKMKMLSKSWWKKYICIQ